Genomic DNA from Cucurbita pepo subsp. pepo cultivar mu-cu-16 chromosome LG13, ASM280686v2, whole genome shotgun sequence:
AGATGGGCTCCTCTTAAATCTAGTGTTTAAATATAGCATCTAGTATTTGACAATGACTCCAATCTCCTTGTTCCGACATGTTTTGAACAGTCAGAGGGCAGCTGGCCAGTGTCAGTAGTGGATGGCTATCAACTATGATGGAATTAATGGTGGGCAGCAAATTCCCACTGGAAGGAATTGCCATGTCCATTGTCCACAACTTTTTTCATGGCATCCCCTCTCTACGGTAGTACAAGTCTAGGGAGGACTCTTGAGCAATAAAGAACATTTAATTTGCTACACAAAATTGGAATTGAAAGGTCAATCCCAAAGTTTGGAAGTGCTCAAATCAGGAAAAACATGCACAGTTTACAGAGGTAGTTAATTAACTATGTTGTAAAATCCCAAAAGAGGAACAAGTGCAACAAAATTCAGAAACCATTAATTTTCAACCTAGATTTGTAGAGATCCCAGAAATCCCAGGCTTCAAATGgcgaaaataaatttagttcatACCAAATAgacatttcatcaaacacattCCAGGCAGTACTCAAAACAGTCCAATAACCATCCTATAAAACTCCTCCTAACCCAAAATGGCAACCAGGAAAACGCATTTCAGAGCCAAAAGTGAGTTCAAGggtataattttgtttttaatcttttttgcCTTACCTTTTTGAGCGCAAGAGCGAGGCGTTTGCTATCGAGCTTCCCAGGCATGGAATCAAGAAGTTCACGAGCGCAACTAAAAGCGCGATTCTGGAGAGGAAACGGCATATCGGAGGCTCTAACGCGAACATTGAGACGATCGCGGTGCTCTTGATGCTCCCCcgccttcttcttcaaaataagCCCATTCAGAAACTTGCTGCGTCGCTCAAGCTCCATTTCCGCTCCCTCCATGACCCACCAACACTACAATCTCATCAAATGGGGAAAAAGACCGAACcccaccttcttcttcttcttcttcttcttcttctccttcttcttcgaATTAAAAGGCGATCAAGGACGGCATTGGTGAAAGACAAAATGTCTGGcggaagaaggaagaggacaaggggaaggggaagaaaaggagaaacagTGGCGCCAGGAGGAAGCCGAAGGCAGGGGAGGGTTGGAATTGCGagacaaaaatcaaaatttttatatatataaaaataaaattgggttGGTGTTTGTGGGATTCTGTCTTTGAACCAACGCATTGGTCAAAGACGAAATCCAATAAAATTcccacatttttatttaaagaacactaaagtttaaagtttttttt
This window encodes:
- the LOC111809340 gene encoding dynein light chain LC6, flagellar outer arm, which produces MEGAEMELERRSKFLNGLILKKKAGEHQEHRDRLNVRVRASDMPFPLQNRAFSCARELLDSMPGKLDSKRLALALKKEFDSSYGPAWHCIVGTSFGSYVTHSLGGFLYFSIDKVYILLFKTAVEPLSRGKSLKD